In Elaeis guineensis isolate ETL-2024a chromosome 1, EG11, whole genome shotgun sequence, a genomic segment contains:
- the LOC105060475 gene encoding ubiquitin-conjugating enzyme E2 28 isoform X2: MASKRILKELKDLQKDPPTSCSPVAEDMFHWQATIMGPADSPFAGGVFLVTIHFPLDYPFKPPKVSFRTKVFHPNINSNGSICLDILKEQWSPALTISKVLLSICSLLTDPNPDDPLVPEIAHMYKTDRAKYESTARSWTQKYAMG; this comes from the exons ATGGCTTCCAAGAGGATTCTGAAGGAGTTGAAGGACTTGCAGAAGGATCCTCCCACATCTTGCA GTCCTGTAGCTGAGGACATGTTCCATTGGCAAGCGACTATCATGGGACCTGCTGACAGTCCCTTTGCAGGTGGTGTGTTTCTTGTGACAATTCATTTCCCACTAGATTACCCTTTCAAGCCGCCCAAG GTTTCTTTCCGTACCAAGGTCTTTCATCCAAATATCAACAGCAATGGTAGCATTTGCCTTGACATTCTCAAGGAGCAGTGGAGCCCAGCTCTCACTATATCAAAG GTATTGTTGTCCATTTGTTCACTTCTGACGGATCCCAACCCAGATGACCCGCTCGTTCCTGAGATTGCTCATATGTACAAGACCGATAGAGCCAAGTATGAGTCCACCGCCCGCTCCTGGACCCAGAAGTATGCCATGGGTTAA
- the LOC140852886 gene encoding transmembrane 9 superfamily member 12-like has protein sequence MRYSDAILSTFCFSSHSSSHPPLKTQRDPISSFPLVCSPNPRGPRSNRTKKVIGIGLRPVVSMAPLMISKRCFSLLPLFFLLITCPSNGFYLPGSYMHTYSQDEPISVKVNSLTSIETELPFSYYSLPYCQPKGGIKKSAENLGELLMGDQIDNSPYTFHMNVNESLYLCTTKPLNEHEVKLLKQRTRDLYQVNMILDNLPVMRFTQQNGVTIQWTGFPVGYTPIASNDDYIINHLKFKVLVHKYEGSGVEIIGTGEEAMGMPSETDKKKMSGYEIVGFEVIPCSVKHDAETMSKHNIYDRIEPVNCPLELDKCQMIKEQERITFTYDVEFVKSDIRWPSRWDAYLKMDGAKVHWFSIMNSLMVIFFLAGIVFVIFLRTVRRDLTRYEELDKEAQAQMNEELSGWKLVVGDVFREPTCSKLLCVMVGDGVQITCMAVVTIVFAALGFMSPASRGMLLTGMVLLYLFLGIFAGYTGVRLWSTIKGGSEGWRSVAWSIACFFPGVVFVILTFLNFLLWWNNSTGALPISLYFTLLSLWFCISVPLILLGGFLGTRADPIQFPVRTNQIPREIPARKYPSWLLVLGAGTLPFGTLFIELFFILSSIWLGRFYYVFGFLLIVLLLLVIVCAEVSVVLTYMHLCVEDWRWWWKAFFASGSVSLYVLLYSINYLVFDLKSLSGAMSAMLYMGYSLIMALAIMLSTGTIGFLMSFYFVHYLFSSVKID, from the exons ATGCGGTACTCCGACGCGATTCTGTCGACCTTCTGTTTCTCTTCTCATTCTTCGTCCCATCCTCCTCTCAAAACCCAGAGAGATCCCATATCCTCTTTTCCGCTCGTTTGTTCGCCAAATCCGAGGGGACCCAGGTCAAATCGCACGAAAAAG GTTATTGGAATAGGTTTAAGACCTGTGGTCTCCATGGCACCGTTGATGATCTCAAAAAGGTGCTTTTCTTTACttcctttattttttcttctgaTTACATGTCCTTCCAATGGCTTCTATCTCCCCGGGAGTTATATGCACACCTACTCTCAAGATGAACCCATCTCAGTCAAAGTAAATTCACTCACGTCTATCGAGACGGAGCTGCCATTTAGCTACTATAGTCTTCCTTATTGCCAACCCAAGGGTGGGATCAAGAAGAGCGCAGAGAATCTGGGAGAGCTGCTCATGGGGGATCAGATCGACAACTCTCCATACACATTCCATATGAACGTCAATGAATCGCTTTATCTTTGCACAACGAAGCCGTTAAATGAGCACGAGGTGAAGCTCCTGAAGCAAAGAACTCGAGATCTCTATCAGGTGAACATGATTCTTGACAACCTGCCTGTAATGAGGTTCACTCAACAAAATGGTGTCACCATCCAGTGGACTGGTTTTCCAGTTGGATACACACCCATTGCAAGCAATGATGACTATATCATCAATCACCTCAAGTTTAAGGTCTTGGTCCATAAGTATGAAGGGAGTGGTGTCGAAATCATTGGCACAGGGGAAGAGGCGATGGGGATGCCCTCAGAGACTGATAAGAAGAAGATGTCTGGGTATGAGATAGTTGGATTTGAAGTAATCCCGTGCAGTGTCAAGCACGACGCAGAAACCATGTCAAAGCATAACATATATGACCGCATCGAGCCTGTGAATTGCCCCTTGGAGCTTGACAAGTGTCAGATGATCAAGGAGCAGGAGAGGATCACATTCACCTATGATGTAGAGTTTGTGAAGAGCGACATTAGATGGCCCTCGCGGTGGGATGCCTATTTGAAGATGGATGGTGCCAAGGTCCACTGGTTCTCGATCATGAACTCCCTTATGGTCATCTTCTTTTTGGCTGGAATAGTGTTTGTTATTTTCTTAAGAACTGTTCGAAGGGACTTGACAAGGTATGAGGAGTTGGATAAAGAGGCCCAGGCTCAGATGAATGAGGAGCTCTCAGGCTGGAAACTTGTTGTGGGCGATGTGTTTAGAGAGCCAACATGCTCTAAACTGCTTTGTGTCATGGTTGGAGATGGTGTTCAGATTACATGTATGGCAGTTGTGACAATTGTGTTTGCTGCCCTCGGGTTCATGTCTCCTGCGTCACGGGGTATGCTCTTGACTGGGATGGTCCTCCTTTATCTCTTCCTTGGTATTTTTGCTGGGTATACTGGCGTCCGGTTATGGAGTACCATCAAAGGCGGGTCTGAAGGGTGGAGGTCGGTAGCTTGGTCTATTGCTTGCTTCTTCCCTGGCGTGGTGTTTGTAATTCTCACCTTCTTAAACTTCTTGCTTTGGTGGAACAATAGCACAGGGGCTCTCCCAATCTCATTGTACTTCACTCTTCTGTCTCTGTGGTTTTGCATCTCGGTGCCCCTCATTCTTTTGGGTGGTTTCTTAGGTACCCGGGCTGACCCCATTCAGTTCCCAGTTAGGACCAACCAAATTCCAAGGGAAATTCCAGCGAGGAAGTACCCTTCATGGTTACTTGTCCTTGGTGCTGGGACCCTTCCTTTTGGGACCCTCTTCATTGAGTTATTCTTTATCCTCTCCAGTATCTGGCTTGGAAGGTTCTATTATGTGTTTGGATTTCTACTCATCGTTCTTCTCTTGCTTGTCATTGTCTGTGCCGAAGTGTCTGTGGTTCTGACTTACATGCATCTGTGTGTGGAAGACTGGAGGTGGTGGTGGAAAGCATTTTTTGCTTCTGGTTCGGTCTCTCTTTATGTGCTCCTATACTCCATCAACTACTTGGTGTTTGATCTTAAGAGCTTGAGTGGGGCCATGTCAGCTATGCTCTACATGGGTTATTCGCTTATCATGGCTCTTGCAATCATGCTATCCACCGGCACAATTGGCTTCCTGATGTCGTTCTACTTCGTTCACTACCTCTTCTCATCGGTGAAGATTGACTGA
- the LOC105060475 gene encoding ubiquitin-conjugating enzyme E2 28 isoform X1 has product MASKRILKELKDLQKDPPTSCTGSFGLVAPSNNMIIRLTESFETHTTILLGPVAEDMFHWQATIMGPADSPFAGGVFLVTIHFPLDYPFKPPKVSFRTKVFHPNINSNGSICLDILKEQWSPALTISKVLLSICSLLTDPNPDDPLVPEIAHMYKTDRAKYESTARSWTQKYAMG; this is encoded by the exons ATGGCTTCCAAGAGGATTCTGAAGGAGTTGAAGGACTTGCAGAAGGATCCTCCCACATCTTGCA cTGGCTCATTTGGTTTGGTGGCCCCCAGCAACAACATGATTATACGATTGACTGAATCTTTTGAGACACATACTACAATTTTGTTAG GTCCTGTAGCTGAGGACATGTTCCATTGGCAAGCGACTATCATGGGACCTGCTGACAGTCCCTTTGCAGGTGGTGTGTTTCTTGTGACAATTCATTTCCCACTAGATTACCCTTTCAAGCCGCCCAAG GTTTCTTTCCGTACCAAGGTCTTTCATCCAAATATCAACAGCAATGGTAGCATTTGCCTTGACATTCTCAAGGAGCAGTGGAGCCCAGCTCTCACTATATCAAAG GTATTGTTGTCCATTTGTTCACTTCTGACGGATCCCAACCCAGATGACCCGCTCGTTCCTGAGATTGCTCATATGTACAAGACCGATAGAGCCAAGTATGAGTCCACCGCCCGCTCCTGGACCCAGAAGTATGCCATGGGTTAA